The following proteins are encoded in a genomic region of Fusarium keratoplasticum isolate Fu6.1 chromosome 9, whole genome shotgun sequence:
- a CDS encoding Zn(2)-C6 fungal-type domain-containing protein, which translates to MDHMGFQVPGMAPPIMNQPPQIFGGYDGLPQLPPELAAQMFPDSAMLLDDSNDPKRRRIARACDMCRKKKIKCDGKMPACTHCINYKTECVFTQVEKKRAPPKGAKYIEGLENRLNRMEHLLRLSGLLDEEDGDLGALEKKLMERNQKSRQASMATASSPASPSQTASVPSAIDGTGSTPQSSLTSPNPIVREDKRKSVTPAPDDANPEDQEEVEALSEMMCSLVTNTYGETRYIGSSSGFSIFSPKGISWVNSKTGDNSFQRTISDVSVDDHKWTNWKPEVFGDLFQRPVFRPLPSKPEALSLLKDFFENFNCIFPLFHQPTFMHLVERQYSSDPYQGSGWWASLNCAFAIAHRLRVMSNLVPQEEDDKAWGYLKNALGVFPELTMRNTDLLSVQALLGMALFMQGTPNPQPTFLLIAAAMRLAHSIGLHKRGTGFNLNPVEIEQRKRVFWIAYMLDKDLCLRAGRPPAQDDDDMNVELPDADPEDNIGNIPLADGKGKMNLFRVMCEFATIESEVYKRLYSVQATKQSDGELLNTIGELDQKLEDWKDRIPIDYRPEHEIKASHTPLILHVVMVHLTYYNCLTTIHRMSVHHGYWTSRLSNYAIQGLNAKPLNPRVFSSAALCTAAARASVSLLKYVPQGDFSCVWLILYFPVSALVTLFGNILQNPLDPRAKSDTRLMNMVVTFLSMLGQEAEQGGVHRMLGICSEFERIAKAVIEKAEKEQSSRRKRKNQDTTSRSSPNPSAASAKATPVPGSSTQTPRQATAAEATPPMSVSSIGDRRSSQAQLSPPQNGDHRASFSMNTPMNDPSPAGSAGWPQEFPVPQPGQNGDFDSFMNGNGSMQSPPGPTAGGFQQPLLPQDLFSLPMTLDWSWAEMMTGAYPTVENGNFGEEEGQVPQQ; encoded by the exons ATGGATCATATGGGCTTTCAGGTGCCAGGCATGGCACCGCCTATTATGAATCAGCCGCCACAGATCTTCGGCGGTTACGATGGTCTACCGCAGTTGCCCCCTGAGCTCGCCGCTCAAATGTTTCCCGACTCAGCAATGCTACTCGACGACTCCAATGAtccaaagagaaggagaattGCTAGG GCTTGCGATATGTgtcggaagaagaagatcaagtgCGACGGCAAGATGCCTGCTTGCACCCATTGCATCAACTACAAGACAGAATGCGTCTTTACTCAagttgagaagaagcgcgCTCCTCCCAAAGG CGCCAAGTATATCGAAGGACTAGAGAACCGATTGAATCGGATGGAACACTTGCTACGGCTATCTG GTCTTCTggacgaagaggatggtgatCTCGGAgctctggagaagaagttgatggaAAGAAACCAAAAGTCACGGCAGGCATCAATGGCTACAGCATCTTCGCCCGCTTCGCCATCCCAGACCGCCTCTGTTCCTTCTGCTATTGACGGAACCGGGTCGACGCCTCAAAGTTCACTGACCTCACCGAACCCTATTGTGAGGGAAGACAAGCGCAAGTCAGTGACACCAGCTCCCGATGACGCCAACCCTGAGGACcaggaagaagtcgaggcGCTTTCAGAAATGATGTGTTCACTGGTTACCAATACATATGGTGAGACAAGATACATCG GTTCTTCCTCGGGTTTCTCTATTTTCTCGCCCAAGGGAATCTCATGGGTGAATTCCAAGACGGGTGACAACTCGTTCCAGCGAACCATCTCGGATGTGTCAGTGGATGACCATAAATGGACAAACTGGAAGCCCGAAGTCTTTGGCGATCTATTCCAACGACCCGTCTTCCGGCCTCTACCCTCGAAGCCCGAGGCGTTGTCTTTGCTTAAGGACTTCTTTGAGAACTTCAACTGCATATTCCCTCTTTTCCACCAGCCGACCTTTATGCACCTGGTGGAACGGCAGTACTCTTCGGACCCATATCAAGGATCTGGCTGGTGGGCTAGTCTCAATTGCGCGTTCGCGATTGCCCACCGCTTGCGTGTCATGAGCAATCTCGtgccccaggaggaggatgacaaGGCATGGGGTTATCTCAAGAACGCACTGGGTGTGTTCCCCGAGTTGACCATGCGCAACACGGATCTCCTGAGTGTGCAAGCGCTTCTTGGTATGGCTCTGTTCATGCAAGGAACGCCCAACCCTCAGCCAACGTTCCTCCTGATCGCTGCGGCGATGCGTCTAGCGCACAGTATCGGTCTGCACAAGCGTGGAACTGGATTCAACCTCAACCCAGTCGAGATTGAGCAGCGCAAGAGAGTCTTCTGGATTGCGTACATGCTCGACAAGGACCTGTGTCTCCGTGCTGGCCGTCCACCAGCccaggacgacgatgacatgAATGTCGAGCTTCCGGATGCTGACCCCGAGGACAACATTGGCAACATTCCCCTGGCTgacggcaagggcaagatgaACCTTTTCCGCGTCATGTGCGAGTTTGCCACAATCGAGAGCGAGGTCTACAAGCGGCTGTATTCGGTTCAAGCCACGAAGCAATCTGATGGCGAGCTCCTCAATACAATTGGCGAGCTCGATCAGAAGCTGGAGGACTGGAAGGACCGCATTCCGATCGACTACCGACCTGAACATGAGATCAAGGCCTCGCATACCCCCTTGATTCTCCACGTTGTCATGGTGCACCTCACCTATTACAACTGCCTGACAACGATCCATCGTATGTCGGTTCACCACGGGTACTGGACTAGCCGCTTGTCCAACTATGCTATTCAGGGTCTCAACGCCAAACCGCTCAACCCGCGTGTCTTTTCCTCGGCAGCCCTCTGCACGGCTGCGGCACGAGCATCTGTCTCGCTGCTTAAATACGTCCCGCAGGGTGACTTTTCCTGTGTTTG GCTCATTCTATACTTCCCCGTTTCTGCGCTAGTAACCCTGTTCGGCAATATCCTCCAGAACCCTCTCGATCCACGAGCAAAGTCAGACACTCGCCTGATGAACATGGTGGTGACATTCCTCTCCATGCTTGGACAGGAAGCTGAGCAGGGTGGTGTTCATCGGATGCTTGGAATTTGTTCCGAGTTCGAGCGAATAGCCAAGGCTGTTAtcgaaaaggccgagaaggagcagTCTTCTCGCCGGAAACGTAAGAACCAGGACACGACGAGCAGGTCATCGCCCAATCCCTCCGCGGCCTCGGCCAAGGCGACCCCAGTCCCGGGCTCCTCAACCCAGACCCCTCGACAGGCCACAGCCGCCGAAGCGACTCCGCCCATGTCGGTGTCTTCTATTGGTGACAGAAGGTCATCGCAAGCTCAGCTATCACCGCCGCAGAATGGTGATCACAGGGCTTCATTCTCTATGAATACCCCTATGAATGACCCTTCTCCGGCGGGATCAGCTGGCTGGCCTCAGGAGTTCCCGGTGCCCCAGCCTGGGCAGAATGGCGACTTTGACTCGTTCATGAATGGAAATGGAAGCATGCAGTCCCCGCCAGGGCCAACAGCAGGCGGGTTCCAGCAACCTCTACTCCCGCAGGATCTATTCTCCCTGCCCATGACACTAGACTGGAGCTGGGCAGAGATGATGACAGGTGCCTACCCGACAGTTGAGAATGGCAActttggcgaggaggagggacaAGTTCCACAGCAATGA